The following nucleotide sequence is from Natronosalvus caseinilyticus.
CCATCGACCGGAACTTGTAGACGGGGAACGTCTCGCCGAAGCCGGCGGTGCGATGCTGTTTGTACAACACTGGTCCCGGACTGTCGAGTTTGACGGCCGCTGCAATTACCATCATCAGCGGCGCAAAGACGACCAGACCCACGGCAGCGAACACCACGTCGAACAGCCGCTTGAACACGTGATCGAGCGGGTCCCAGGGCTCGAGGTCCACATCTACCAGCTCCCCGACGTCGTCGGTATTCACGAGCACGCTCGAGGCGTACTCCCGGTGAACTTTCGCCTCGACGCCATGTTCGTGACAGGCATCCAGCGCGCCGAAGAACTCCGCGCGGTCGGCCCGGAAGAAGGCCAGGACGACGGTGTCGACGTCGTATTCGACCAGGACGTCCTCGAGCCGAGACAACCCGCCGAGTCTGGTCATCGCACCCAGGTGGCCGTACTCGTCGATGGCCGCTTCGACGTCCGCGACACTCTCCTCGACCGTCCCACCGTCGGTCAAAACTCCGTCGACTTCGGTCCCGGAGTGTCCGTTCACCGTGGGCCGGGTCGGACAGAGATACCCAATCACGGGAGCGTCGATGGATGGCGCGACCCGTTCGATCTGGTGGAGGTCGTCGCCGACGATCAGCGTTCGACCCGTCTCGCCGGCCGGCCGTCGGCGCACCTGGAAGAACCACACTGGTACTACGACGGCCAGAATCGCGACGGTCATTGTGAGCGTCTGGCGAGGCAACCGGTGGGACCACTTGAAGTACCCGAGCGTCGCCATCGCCAGTCCGGCCACGAGTACGCGTTTCTCGGCGATGAAGATCGTATCGAGGGCCCGTCGGGGCTGTGGCTTGTACAGCGGCAACAGCGCCCCGACTACCGCAATCGCACTCAGCGCCACTGCCCACCGCAACGACGCCCCCGAGAGGATCGTCGGCTCAAGGCGGTCGAACACCGGGACGTATGTCGTGAACAGACGCTGGGGGATCGGGTGGTTCGCAATGAGGACGGCAGTAATCGTTAGCGCGAGTATCCCACCTGCGCTCACGATTCGGTACTGCCACCCCTTCAACATCTAAGTAAGGCACCCGCGTTCTGAAGATATATGTCTTTGGAAATTACTGGATTGCTTACACCAATCCACATAACGGTTGTGGCCGTTCGATCGTTTTACTCCGATCACGTAAGTTGGGAATCACGTTGGTGCTCATTAGTTTGCTCCTGTATATCTTCACGCAAGTAAGGAAGTCCAGAGAGCGTCGTCCACAGTCACATGATTACGGAGACAACTGCGCGATAGCGATCGCCTCCTCCCGAGGCGAAACAGACCGCCCGAAAGAGCGCTCGCTCACCAATACGTATCGCGTTCTCGAAGTAGTGCAGAACGAAACGCCGAAGTACTGACCGTGAGTCGGCAGAGACGATGCACACCGCGGTCCGTCTCGGACTGCTCGCCATCTGTCTCCTCGGGGTCGTCGGACTCGCGATCCACTACGGGGCGACCTACGACGAACACTGGCCCCACCCGACGGGCGACCAGCTCGAGGGGAACGTCGAGGCCTACACCGGCGAACAAGTGCTCCTCTTCGGCGAGGTCCACGCGGTCAAGGACGACGCACTGACGGTCCACGTGACCAACGACGCCGACGAGGTCGTTCTTGAGCTGACGGTCTACGGTCCCACCGAGTCAGTCGAACCCGGCGGTGTGGTCCAGGTCTATGGAGTCCTAGAGACCGATCGAACCATGACACCCGACGAGTTCGTCGTTGTGAACGAGAGTCCGACGGCTACCCGGTACAAGCACCTCGCTTCCCTCATTGGCGGGCTCCTCGCCGCCGGGTACTTCCTCAGGCAGTGGCGAATCGACGTCGCTAGAATCAGCTTCGAACCTCGCCACGCCACAAGTGATACGCAAGAGGTGCCCGACGATGGCTGACCTCCTCACACACGTCCTCGTGGCTTACGCCTGTTTTACTGTCCTGAGTTGGCGCCTCGAGTGGATCACCCCGCGCTGGCTCGCCGTTGGTCTCGTCGGGTCACTCCTGCCGAACCTCAATCGAACCGAACTGATCATCTCCGATGCCGCGGTCGAGGCCGCGACCGGCGTCCCCTTCGATTTTGATGCGATCCACACGTTCGGCGGCATCGTTATCCTCGCCGCCATCGGCGCGCTCTGCTTTCGAGCCAGTCACCAGCGGGCATTCGTCATGCTGTTCGCGGGAGCTCTCTCGCATCTCGTCGTGGACAGCCTGAAGGTGTACGCCGACGCACAGTCAGGGGTCTGGCTGTACCCGTTCACCTGGTATCGTCACCCGTCGCCGAACCTGTACGTCTCCTCGGACCCCGTCGTGCTCACATCGGCGCTCATCGTAGCCGTAGTCGTTTGGTGGGTCGATCGATCGCTAAGGCCGGAGGCGACGCAGTAAGCCTTCGAACCGCCACCGCTCGAGGAGAGCGCTGAGGAAGAAAGTATTTGTGACTGGAAATCACCCCTAGATGACATGCAAGCAGTTGTTCTCGCCGCGGGGAAGGGTACCCGCCTACGCCCGTTAACCGACGATAAACCCAAAGGGATGGTAGAGGTTGCCGGCAAGCCGATTCTCACGCATTGTCTTGAACAGGTCGTCGACCTCGGTGCCGACGAACTCATCGTCGTCGTTGGCTACGAGAAAGAAAAGATCATCGAACACTACGGCGACGACTTCCAGGGTGTTCCTATCACCTACACCCACCAGCGCGAGCAAAACGGGCTGGCTCACGCGTTGCTCACCGTCGAGGAACACATCGACGACGACTTCATGCTGATCCTCGGGGACAATATCTTCCGGGCGAATCTCAGCGATGTCGTGCGTCGTCAGCAGGAGGACCGCGCTGACGCGGCTTTCCTCGTCGAGGAGGTGCCCTGGGAGGAGGCCTCCCGGTATGGGGTCTGTGACACGAATAAGTACGGCGAGATCACCGACGTCGTCGAGAAACCCGAGGAGCCGCCCTCGAATCTGGTGATGACTGGCTTCTATACGTTTACGCCCGCGATTTTCCACGCCTGTCACCTGGTCCAGCCCTCGAACCGCGGCGAGTACGAGATCAGCGAGGCAATCGACCTCTTGATCCAGTCCGGACGTACCATCGACGCGCTCCGCCTCGATGGCTGGCGAGCCGACATCGGTTACCCGGAGGATCGGGACGCTGCCGAGGAACGAGTCGAAGACGAGGAACTCGAGACGCCGGCGGCCTGAGCGCGATCGATACCGTCCCACCGACTTACCATCACTGCCGTGTCGATCCACGAGAATCGTCCTTTCTTCGTGAATCCATCGACAGATAACAACAGCTATAGTCCAGCGTCGGCCTTGCCAGACATATGATCGTGGTGGCTGACGTATGGAGCTGATCGACGACGAGGGCAAGCTCTTCGGGCGAGTCAACGTCGTTGACGCGCTCGTCGTACTGATTTTGCTTGCAGTCGTCGTTGCCGGCATCGCCGTCGTCGGGGTCCTTTCGGGCGATGCCGAACCCGAAACCCGCTATGCGACGATCGATCTCGGCCCTCAATCCGAGCACGTCGCTGAACAAATTTCCGAGGGTGACGTCATGTACCTCGAGGGAAGTGGAGACAATCTCACGGTGACCGACGTCTATCGGTCGGCGTCGAATAGCGATGACGAGGAACGCGCTGGTGGCGCTCACGTCGTGATCCGCGCGGAACTCAACGGGCAACTCGCCGAGGACGACCAGCGAGAGGACCGCGTCTTCCAGTTCGGTGGTCAACGCCTGCACGTCGGCCAGACTCTGACGATCGACACGCTCGAGTACACGACCGAGGGCGAGGTCCGATCGGTGGCTGGCGAGGAGACGACGCTGCCGGTGAACGAGACGGAACTGGTCGTCGAGACGACCGTTCCGACCGCGACGGCCGACGAGATCGCCGAAGGGGATACCTACCGTATCGCCGGTGACACCGTCGCGACTGTCGAGTCGGTACGGACGCACGTCGCCGGGGACAACCGGCGCCGCGTCGTCGTCGGACTCACCGCCAAGACGATCGACACCAGCTCCGGGCCGGCGTTCGGCGATCAGCCAGTCGTACTCGGGTCGACGATTCCCGTCCGGACCGACGCCTACGCGTTCGCGGGGAACGTCACGCGACGCGGGGCGCTCGAGGAGTCCGGCGAGGAAACCACCGTGAGCGTCACGGCGACCCTCGATAACGTGAAACCAGACGTCGCCGACAACCTCGAGGCCGGCATGACCGAAACCGAACGGGGTGAAACGGTCGCGACCATCGACGCCGTCGAATCCGAACCCGCGTCAGTCATCCTCGAAAGTGAGGACGGCAACATCTACGAACGCGACCATCCCCGGAACCTCGACCTCACGCTCGACCTCGAACTCGAGGGTCGAGAGACCGAATCTGGCCTCCGATTCCACGGTGAACCACTTCGGGAGGGTGAGACGATAATCCTCGACTTCGGCACCGTCATCGTCACCGTCGAGGTAACGGATATCGATCGATAACACCTAACCACACCGATGACCGATTCACTCCGCGTAGCCTACGAACGTTCGACCGTCGTCACCGTCGTCGAGCGGGTTCGCCGGAGGCTTGCAACGGCGTTCGCACGATCGTGGCTCGCCTCGCCAATCCTTTCTGAATCCTCGAGCCGAGATGGCCGAGATTCGCCCGATGACTCCGCTGGCGTCGAAGACGAACGCGTTACGCCTGCAGAGGCGGCCGGAGCCGGGGCTCTCGGAGCTGACGACTCCACGACGGAGCGCAACTCCCGATCGTTCGTCGCGCGGGCGACCGAGTCGTCGGTCATCGCTTCGTGCGGCCGGGCAGTCCAGCGCTCTGTAACTCGCGCTGGCCGTTCCGCTCGACTCGTGGGAGCCGCGACCGTTCTCGCTCGATACGTGACGTCGTCGGCGGTCTATCGCTGGTTCACGGCCGAACCCGAACCGGAGGTGATCGTCATCGACCTGCGCAAGACGAGAACTGTCGGGCCCATCTTCACCATCCTCGATCGGGTAATCGCGTTCGTGACTGCCGGCCTCACGACCTCGCGTGTCGCCAGGACCGGCCGTTTGATCGCCGACCGGATCAGCGCCCGTCCGATCCGCGTTCTGGGGCTGTGTCTCCTTTCAGCGCTGATCTCGAGCTTTTTTCTGTTGACGGTAACCAA
It contains:
- a CDS encoding sugar transferase; this encodes MLKGWQYRIVSAGGILALTITAVLIANHPIPQRLFTTYVPVFDRLEPTILSGASLRWAVALSAIAVVGALLPLYKPQPRRALDTIFIAEKRVLVAGLAMATLGYFKWSHRLPRQTLTMTVAILAVVVPVWFFQVRRRPAGETGRTLIVGDDLHQIERVAPSIDAPVIGYLCPTRPTVNGHSGTEVDGVLTDGGTVEESVADVEAAIDEYGHLGAMTRLGGLSRLEDVLVEYDVDTVVLAFFRADRAEFFGALDACHEHGVEAKVHREYASSVLVNTDDVGELVDVDLEPWDPLDHVFKRLFDVVFAAVGLVVFAPLMMVIAAAVKLDSPGPVLYKQHRTAGFGETFPVYKFRSMVPEGDSAEPVDDESNDRITRVGRVLRKTHLDELPQLWAILVGKMSVVGPRAAWTEEEVLLEEDTPAWRKRWFVKPGLTGLAQINDAKSTEPGMKLRYDLEYIRRQSFWVDVKIVIRQVWKVLEDVWETFRS
- a CDS encoding DNA-binding protein; its protein translation is MHTAVRLGLLAICLLGVVGLAIHYGATYDEHWPHPTGDQLEGNVEAYTGEQVLLFGEVHAVKDDALTVHVTNDADEVVLELTVYGPTESVEPGGVVQVYGVLETDRTMTPDEFVVVNESPTATRYKHLASLIGGLLAAGYFLRQWRIDVARISFEPRHATSDTQEVPDDG
- a CDS encoding metal-dependent hydrolase; translated protein: MADLLTHVLVAYACFTVLSWRLEWITPRWLAVGLVGSLLPNLNRTELIISDAAVEAATGVPFDFDAIHTFGGIVILAAIGALCFRASHQRAFVMLFAGALSHLVVDSLKVYADAQSGVWLYPFTWYRHPSPNLYVSSDPVVLTSALIVAVVVWWVDRSLRPEATQ
- the aglF gene encoding UTP--glucose-1-phosphate uridylyltransferase AglF, whose product is MQAVVLAAGKGTRLRPLTDDKPKGMVEVAGKPILTHCLEQVVDLGADELIVVVGYEKEKIIEHYGDDFQGVPITYTHQREQNGLAHALLTVEEHIDDDFMLILGDNIFRANLSDVVRRQQEDRADAAFLVEEVPWEEASRYGVCDTNKYGEITDVVEKPEEPPSNLVMTGFYTFTPAIFHACHLVQPSNRGEYEISEAIDLLIQSGRTIDALRLDGWRADIGYPEDRDAAEERVEDEELETPAA
- a CDS encoding DUF4330 family protein, translating into MELIDDEGKLFGRVNVVDALVVLILLAVVVAGIAVVGVLSGDAEPETRYATIDLGPQSEHVAEQISEGDVMYLEGSGDNLTVTDVYRSASNSDDEERAGGAHVVIRAELNGQLAEDDQREDRVFQFGGQRLHVGQTLTIDTLEYTTEGEVRSVAGEETTLPVNETELVVETTVPTATADEIAEGDTYRIAGDTVATVESVRTHVAGDNRRRVVVGLTAKTIDTSSGPAFGDQPVVLGSTIPVRTDAYAFAGNVTRRGALEESGEETTVSVTATLDNVKPDVADNLEAGMTETERGETVATIDAVESEPASVILESEDGNIYERDHPRNLDLTLDLELEGRETESGLRFHGEPLREGETIILDFGTVIVTVEVTDIDR